The Candidatus Rhabdochlamydia sp. T3358 nucleotide sequence TTCCCTATTATCTATTAGAGGAAAATCTATGAAAGTATGGGCAAAGCTTGTTATTTTTGCTCCCGAATCTCATGCAGATCAAATAAGAACTGCTGCAGCTAAGGTAGGAGCAGGAAAAATAGGTAAATATTCTGATTGTAGTTTTTCTGTAAAAGGAACCGCAAGGTTTCTGCCAAAAAAAGGATCTGAGCCTTGGACTGGTAAAGAGAACCAATTAGAAGAGGTGATAGAAGAGCGAATTGAGATGCTTTGCGAGGAAATCTATATAGAGCAGGTTCTTAAGGAAATTAGTAGGGTGCACCCTTATGAAGAGCCTGCTATTGATATATATCCCGTTTATCAAAGAGGGTTTTTTACATGAGTAAATTAAAGGCCTATATACAGAGGGGACTTCTTTTTTTTATGCTAACTTTACCTCTTTCTTTATTAGGCAAAGATAGTAGCGCAAGTCCTTTTGTGCTTATTACAGTCCCTAAATCGGGATCGCATATGATCTTAAAAGCTCTTTACCTGATAACAGGAACTACTGCTTTATGGCATGCTGATTTTATACCGCTTAATTTATCGGACCGACAATTTTTATATACGCATTTTTGTGTTCCTTCTTCATTGGAAGAGGGCTATGCACAAATTCCCAGACTGAAGACGATTATTAACATTCGGGATTTAAGAGATGTTTGTATTTCCATGGTATATCATATTCGTGCATCTTTATGGCCTGGAATGAGTGCAGAACAAAGAGAGGTTTTTAAAACCCTTTCTTTTGATGAACAACTACTCTTTGTCATTAACTATGATTATGACGTAGATGAGGTAGCAGAATTTGCTCCTCATTCTCTACAGGTTTCTATGGTAAAAATTGCAGAACAGCTTGAGAGATATTGTCAGAGATCGGACTATTTAATTTGTAAATACGAGAATTTAGTCGGTCCCAAAGGAGGAGGAAATCAAGAGGCTCAAATCAAAGAGATAAAACGTATTGCTAATTATTTAGATCTATACCCTTCAGAATTTTTGTTAGAACAAATAGCTTCTAAGCTCTATGGGAATGAATTTGACCCTTTTGGAAAGAAGGGTTTCGAAGATTTTGCAAGTACATTTCGTCAGGGAAGAATCCATGCTTGGAAACAGGTTTTTAAAGAGCAGCACATAAAGGCTTTTAAAAGAAAAATGAATAAAGCGCTTATTGCTTTAGCCTATGAAACAAAGGAAGACTGGTAGGGTCTGTATCAATTTTGCACCAATATTACTTGATATCCTTTTATAAGAATTCTCCATCCTTTTTTTATGAGAAAATCGATAGCAAGTTTCCCTTTTCCTCCTCGAGGAAGCATGCAATCATCAATCATAATTACGCTGTTTTTATGTAGCTTTGAGTAGGCTGCCTGTACTTCTAAAAGATGGTGTTTTTGAGAAGCTAATGGATTAGTAACTTCAAAATCATAGCTATCTAAATAGAGAAAGTCTATGGATTCTGAAAAATTATGTAGGAATTCTACTGAATCAGAGCAAATAAAGTGAGCATTTTTAAAACCTGGTTTTAAATCTCTTTGTGCATTTAAAAGCGCTTGTTTGTCTATATCCACAGAGTAAAATTTGCCACCGTAGTTATTGATATAATCAGTGAAAATTAAAGAAGAGCAACCATCTCCTGCACAATTAGTACCCCCAAATCTAGAAGTTCCTGTTTCTATGATCCTTTCCAGCTTTCTATCTTGTATGAGTTTAAGAGCTCGTGCAAATGTGTGATAACGTAAATTAAGGGTTTTAAGTTTTGTGTCGAGAAAAGCACATGTAGGCGATTCAAAAGAGCCAGCTTTTATTTTTCTAATGAGATGAGCTTTTAAGGCGATAAGACGAGCCTTAACTCTAGCCATACGAATAAAGCAATTCCATAAATAAACCATAAAACAACCCCTAAAAAACATTAAGGTGCATTTTTTAAGTTAAAAACTCAACTGATTTTAAGAGTTTTATACGATAAAAGAATATATGCAAAAATTTAAGAGAATTTTTCGCCTAAAAGTTTATTACAAAAATCTCTTGCAGAATATTTAAATATAAATTTAATTAAACTATTTTTTTAAATTAAAACTATATAAAAAAAAGTAATCTATAATTTTAATGACTATAAATTATTATTTTGTATAAATTAACTTTTCTGATTTTTTATTATTAATAATAATTTTAATTATATAGGATGTTTAAAGTATGATACTAGAAAAAGAAAACGATACTGTTACTATTAATGGACATGATCTAACCACAGAGATTTTAAACCAAGCTGGAGAAAACAATAAATCTAGAGTAGAGATTTCTGAGGAGACAAAAAAAAAGATTGAAGATTCTCGGGAGTTGCTGAATCGGTTTGTAGAAGATAATCGAGTGATTTATGGAGTAAATACAAGTTTAGGTGGTTTTGTAGATTGGTTAATTCCTATTAGCTCTGCTGGACAGTTACAAGAAAATTTAATTTCTGCAGTTGCAACAAATGTAGGCTCTTATCTAGATGATCACATAGTAAGAGCTACTATTTTAACAAGATTGAATTCGCTAGCTCGAGGCACCTCTGCTATTTCTTGGGTTAATTTTGATAAATTAATGCAAATTTATAATGCTGGAATTCTTCCTTGTATTCCTTCAAAAGGATCTCTAGGTGCAAGTGGTGATTTGGGGCCTTTAGCATGTATAGCTCTTGTTGCTACAGGTAAATGGAGAGCAAAGTATCAAGGTCAAATTATCTCTGGTCAGCAAGCTTTAAAAGAGGCGGGTATTGAGCCTATGAAATTAAGCTTTAAGGAAGGTTTGTGCTTAATTAATGGAACATCTGCAATGGCAGCTTTAGCATCTTCGCTAGTGGAAAAGGCCATCTCACTGATTAAAACTTATGATGTAATTTCTTGTTTAACTTTTGAAGGTTTAAGGGTAAAAAAGAAACCTTTTCATCCATTTGTACATGCGCAAAAGCCTCATCAAGGCCAATTAATTACCGCTAAAAATATTTGGGCGATTTTACAAGATTCTCAAATGGCGGTAGATGAAAAATCTGTTGAAGAACAGCTGCAGTCTTATGCACATACACAGCCAATAGCTACTCAAGCACCTATTGAAGATGCTTATTCCATTCGTTGTACACCTCAAATCATTGGACCTATTCGAGAAAATCTTGAATGGATTCAGCGGGTGGTAACAAATGAGTTAAATTCAAGTAATGATAATCCTTTGATTCTTTGTGAACACCAAGAGATATTTCATAATGGACATTTTCACGGGCAATACATTTCTATGGCTATGGATCATCTTTCCATATGTATGACTACATTATCTAATCTTTCTGATAGACGTATTGATCGATTCATGGATAAAAATCACAGTAACCAATTGCCTGCTTTTTTATGTCTAGAAAATCCAGGTTTACGATTAGGATTAATGGGAGGGCAGTTTATGTCAGCTTCTTTAACAGCTGAAAACCGCTCTTTATGTAATCCTGTGTCTATTCAGTCGCTTACTTCAACTGGGGATTTTCAAGATATTGTTTCTTTGGGTCTTATTGCTGGTCGAAGAGCTCGAGAAATTTATGAAAATAGCTGTTATGTATTAGCTTTTGAACTGCTCTGTGGAGTACAGGCTGCCGAAATTAGAGGTGCAAACCTTTTAAGTAGTGCTACAAGAGAGCTGTTTAATATGGTACGTAAACATGTTCCTTATTTATCAACGGACCAATGCCTAACCGATTATTTAGAAAAGTTAGCGGATATTATTAAAACTGGGACTTTGCTACAAGAGGTAGAAAAAATACAGGGAAGAATACCATTTATGAAGGAATAGTGGGGTTTTTATCTTGAGAGGATAGCTAGAGTCTTGTATAGAAGTGAAGATTAAGCACCTCTCTTTAAGGTCTTCGCATATGTCTACAGAAAAATCTTTTGACCAAGATTTTATGAAAGGAGTAGCATACATCCTGCTTTCAACTATTGGGATCTCTCTCTTTGGGTTGTTTTCTAAGTTTGGATTGGATGAGACTCCTTTTTTTTTAATCACATTTTTACGATTTGCCATTCCCTTTATTTTGCTCTTACCATTTTCTCTAGCCAAATATTCTGTTGTTCAACTTTGGCAAGCCACAAACTGGAAAATACAGTGGTTGCGCAGCAGTTGTGTGCTTGTGTATCAGTACTCTTTTTTTTATTTTTTAAATCAACAATCTTTGCTTGATGCTGCTGTTTTACAAAATACTTCACCCTTATTTATCTTAATCTTTGAAAGCCTTTTTCATAAGCAGCGTCTAAATATGATTACTCTATTTAGTATCGCCATTTCTTTTATAGGGGTGCTTTGTATTCTGCAGCCAGATCTTGGAGTAATTAGTAGAATTAGCTTAGTCGGGTTCCTGATTCCCGTGGCTTTAGCAGGTTCTCAAGTTGTCTATTCTCATCAAGTACATCATGCTCCTCAACAAAGCACATTGTTTTTTTTGTTTTTTCTCTGTTCCATTTTTACAGGAGTTCTTTATCTTTTTTCAGGGGAATTATTTCAGACAAGCGCTTATGGGCATACAAGCAGTTTTGTGCACTTATGGATTTTATTAGGCATGGGAATTACAAGCATTTTCAACCAATCTTTTCGTGGATTTGCCTATCGATATGCTAGGCCATCTATTTTAGCCCCTTTCTCTTATGTAGCTCTTTTATTTTCGGGATTGTTTGATTGGCTTATTTTTAATCGGCTGCCTAACTTATGGTCTGGGTTGGGTCTGGCTCTGGTTATTATAGGCAGCGTCATTCAATTTTATGGTAAAAAGCGCTCTGTCTCTTAAAACCAGTCATGATGTAAGAGAAATGTTTAAATAAAGAAGCATTTGATTAAAGATCTCTTGCTCTGTGTGATTGCAATCAATGGTGTGAAGCAACTTAAGCTTTTTGTAATACATAATTAAAGGAGCTGTTTGTTTATGATATACTTGCAGGCGCTTACTAACGACTTCAGGTTGATCGTCAGATCGATAAACCAAATTTGCATCACATATATCGCAAATCCCTGCTTTTTTTGGTGGAGAATTGAATAGGTGGTAAGGAGTATGGCACTTTGCACAAATCAGACGATCTCGCAATCGCCTAATAATCTCTTGATCACTTAAATCTAGATTAAAAACAAATGGCTCAATTGTATTTTGAGTGAAATAGACTTGTAATTTTTCAGCTTGGGCTAAGGTTCTAGGAAATCCATCTAAAATATAGCCTTTTTTGCAGTCTTCCGCAGAGATTCTTTCAAATAACATATGTAAAATCATTTCATCTGGAACTAGCTGGCCACTCTGCATATAGACATCTACTGTTTTACCAAGCTCTGTCTTTTTATGAATCTGTTCTCTAAGTAGGTCTCCTGTGGAAATATGAGTAAGATGAAAATATTGAGATAAATTCTTTGCTTGAGTTCCTTTTCCAGCTCCAGGAGGGCCTAATAAAATAAATACGCGCATGTCAGCAGGAGATTCAGCCATAAAGTACCAATTAAAAGTGGTTTGGAAAGAGGTTTATCTTAGCAGAAACTTCTCTTTTAAAAATAACATTTTTTGTCTTTAGGAAATGGAAAAAAAGTCCAAAATTCAAAGGGTTTGTACAGAAATTTTTTTAGTTAGTTGGGCTTTTTTTTGTTAAATTTTATTTTTACTATTCCATTTTTACATATAGCTTCTGGACTTTTTGTTTCATCTACAGCGCTAGGTAAAGGAATGCTGTAAGAAAATGAACTAGTAGCTTTGCGGTAAAATTTTTTTTTACTATCTTTTGTTTCTTCTTTTTTAATAGCTTTGATCCAAAGAATTCCTTGATTTAGAGAAAGCTCTATCTCTTCTGATTTAATACCAGGAACATAAGCTTCTATATAAACATATTTTTCGTCTTCTGATATAGTTAAACCCGAAGATTCTTCAAAAAGATTAAAAAGAAACATTCCCCCTTTTTCTCCAAACAAAGGAAAGGGACTGCTAATATGAGGAAAGAATTCATGAAGGTGGTTGGTTAGCTTACGGCTCATAGATTTTAATTTGGTTAAAAATATAATTTATAATTATATATATATATTAAATAAAATAAACAAGAGAAAAGTGTTGGATAAAAAGTGATGAGTTCTATAAAATATTAGATTTGAGATTGCAAAAATTTCTCTGTTAGAGGATTTTAAAGTCTCTTATTAAAAGGTTTATGGCAAAAGAAAAAGTAAAAGCATTCGGTATTTTAAGAAGCATTTTTTGGCCTGTTCATCGCTCTGAACTTAAAAAAGTTCTTTCCATGTTACTTTTACTATTTCTCATTTGTGTAAGTTACAGCGTACTGCGAAATTTAAAAGATGCGGTTATTCTAACAGCGAAGCACTCAGGAGCAGAGGTAATCCCTTTTATTAAAGTGTGGGGGATTTTCCCTGCTGCAATTGGGGCTACTTGGTTGTATACTCGCCTGAATCGCTATTTTAGCAAGTCAGCTGTTTTTTATATCACCATCTCCTGTTTTCTAGCCTATTTTCTTGTATTTGCCTTCATTTTATATCCAAATAGCGAAAAATTGCATCTGCATACATTAGGAAATTGGTTATCTACTGTTTTACCAGAAGGATTTCAAGGCTTAATAGCTTTAGTGCGCAATTGGACTTTTACCTCTTTTTATATAGTTTCAGAGCTATGGGCTACTTTATTATTAGCAGTAATCTATTGGGGTTTTGTAAATGATGTAACATGTGTGGGTGAAGCAAAAAGAACGTATGGGATTTTAAATATAGGTTCAAATATAGCCCCTATTTTAGGAGGATCTCTCGCTTTAATTTTTAGCAAACCCTTTACTATTTCTTTTTTACCCACCAATGAAAATCCTTGGAGCCAGACAATTTATCAGCTTATTTTATTAATTGTGGTTTTAGGAATTGCTTGCATGGGTCTTTATGCTTGGATTAATCAATATGTATTAACTGACAAAGAAAGGAAAGAGCCCTGTCTAATTAAGCAAGAAATAAAAAAACAACTTTCTATTAGAGAGAGTATAAAATACATTCTTCGTTCTAGGTATTTAGTTCCTCTTGCTATCATTGTTTTAGGCTATAACATCAGTATTAACCTTACAGATGTCTTATGGAAGGCTCAATTAACAACTCTATTTAGCGATCCCAATGTCATGCTTGAACACATGAATAAAATAACCGTCGGAATTGGTATATTAGCTACCTGTGGGGCTTTATTTTTTTCTGTTTTAATTACCAGACTTGGTTGGACTTTTACTGCAGTTATCACTCCAGCAATCATGACGCTGACCGCTGTTGGTTTTTTTACTTTTATGTTTTGCTCTGATTCATTGGCAGCTTTTTCAGCGGCTGTTTTTGGACTGGCTCCTTTTACCATGGCGGTATATTGTGGATCTTTGCAAAACTGTTTGAGCAAAGCTTGCAAATATTCGGTATTTGATGCTTCTAAAGAAGTAGCTTTTTTGCCTCTTAATAGTGAATCTAAACTCAAAGGAAAAGCTGCAATTGATGGTCTGGGCTCGAGTTTAGGCAAATCCGGTTCTTCATTAGCTTATCAGATGTTTATTATTCTAATGGGAAGTGTAGCTCTTTCAGCTCCTTTTGTAGCCGGTGTTTTATGTCTTATTTTAATTGCTTGGATCTCATCTGCTTTTTATTTAGGCAAACAATTTAAGCAAATAACTGCGACCGATAATCCCATTGTTATGCAGGGTCTTCCAGACTCTAATCTATAAAGTCTCTTGTGCACCTATTTTATATAAAACTTGCAAAAAATAAGCGAAACATACATTAAATGTTTTAAAGTTAAGCCCAAAGCGAGTTGTTCATAATGGACAAGCAAGTAATTCTAATTACAGGGATAAGTGGAAGAATAGGCTCAAAAGTAGCTGAGTATTTTTCTCAAGATTATCAAATCATTGGTTTTGATATTACTCCACCTGTAAATCAGAATATGGTTTTTATTAAAGTAGATATCTCTTCTGATGAAAGTGTGCTCAAGGGGTTTGAGCAATTAAAAAAAGATCATGGAGATAAAATAGTCTCAGTTATTCACCTTGCTGCTTATTATAGTTTTGCAGAACCAGAGAGCGAAAAATACGATCAAATTACCGTAAAAGGCACACAAAGACTTCTGAAAAGTTTAGCACATTTCCAATTAGAACAATTTATTTTTTCCTCAACAATGTTGATATACAAACCAACTAAGCCAGGAGTTAAAATAACGGAGGATTCAGCTATAGCGCCTTCTTGGGGGTATCCACGCTCTAAAACACAAACAGAGCAGCTCATTCATGAATTGAGAAAAGGATTTAGCAGTGTTAATTTACGCATTGCAGGTGTTTACGATGATAAATGCCATTCCATTCCTTTATCTAATCAAATGCAGAGAATTTTTGAAAAACAAATAGAAGCTCATCTTTTTTCTGGTGATATTCATTGTGGGTCTAGCTTTGTCCATATGAATGATTTAGTAGAAGCAATCGGCTTATGTGTGAAAAAACGCAAAGAGCTTCCAGAAGAAATGAATCTGCTCATTGGAGAAGCTAAAACTTTTAGTTATGATGAACTACAGAAAAAGATGGCTTACTCTCTATATAAAAAAGACTGGACAACCTGGCGTATTCCTAAACCCCTTGCTAAAATAGGTGCTTGGTTCCAAGATCATTTGCCTTTTATGAAACCCTCTTTTATCAAACCTTGGATGATTCAAATTGCAGATGATCATTACGAATTAGACATCTTAAAAGCAAAAAGGTATCTAGGTTGGGAGCCAAAGAAGCGTGTGGATGAAACTATTTTAAAATGGGCGGAAGAATTAAAAAAAGACCCGATAGCTTGGTATAAAGAAAATGGATTGAATATACCCCATTCTCTAAAGAGAAAAGTACAATGAAAAAATTGTTTTGTTTTCTTAGCATGGCTTTAGGGGTTTGGTTATTTGCTAATCCTTTAACCTTTTCCTATCAAGATGATCTGCTAATGTATAACGATCTTTGCATAGGATTGCTCATTACATTATTTGCTGTGGGTTTTTTCTATACTAAAAAAAAGGGATTTGCATGGGGCATAGCAGGGCTTGGTATCTGGCTAAAACTAGCGCCTCTGATATTTTGGGCTCCTCAGTCCATTATTTATCTAAATGATACCCTAATCGGGTCTTTAGCTGTTGTCTTTGGTTTTCAGTTAGCAATGCCTGAAATTTCTTTTGAAAACACAAGCTTTTGTCCTAAAGGATGGTCTTTTAACCCTTCTTCTTGGACTGCAAGGGTTTTGACTATTGCTTTAGCTCTTGTGTGTTGGTTTTTTTCTCGATACATGGCAGCGTATCAACTAGGGTATATTTCTCAAGTTTGGGACCCCTTTTTTTTAGATGGGACAAGTAAAGTACTCAATTCCGATGTTTCCCATGCATTTCCTATTTCTGATGCTGGCTTAGGAGCTTTTGGATATACTTTAGAGTTTTTACTTGGATGGCAAGGCGGTAGTAAAAGATGGGCAAAAAACCCATGGCTTGTTTGTCTTTTTGGTTTTCTTGTTATTCCTGTAAGCATAATTAGTGTTCTGCTGATTGTTTTACAACCTGTAGTTGTCGGTGCATGGTGTAGCTTGTGTTTAGCTACAGCTTTTTTTATGTCTATTATGATTTTATTTACAGCTCCAGAATTAGTAGCCACTCTTTTGCTTTTAAAAGAAGCAAAGCACAATCATTGCTTTTGGCAGACCTTTTGGCATGGAATACATGTAGAGGAAAAAAAATCCAAAGTTCTAAAGCAGTCGTTTGGGATAACACTGCCTTGGAGTCTGCTTTTATTAATTGTATTAGGCATTTGGCTAATTATTAGCGCTTCTTATATAAACAGTGGTTTTTTAATTAATATCCATTACATATTAGGACTTTTAGTTATCTTTATTTCTTTGATTTCCTGTGCAGAAGTATTTCGAGCACTGCGCTTTTTGAATCTGCTATTTGCAGCTATCTTACTTGTCACGGTGTGGTTTCATCATGAGATCTCCTTACTTCTTATCTTTCACAATCTTCTTTTAGGGTTTTTGATTGGTTTCTTATCTTTCCCAAAAGGAAAAGTTATTGAAAAATATGGCTCTTGGCAACGTCTAATTTTCTAAAGTTGCAATTTTTTTTTCTCTATGAAAAAGCGAATAAAAACAAGAAAAGCGATTGCGAAAAAAGCGGTATATTATGTATGTTGTTTACTTCCTTAGCGTGAAAGACAAGAAGCGCAAAAGGAATAGAATCAACGAGATTGGTTCAAAAGATGTTTAACAGCAAAACAGAAGTGACGTGCAAGCAAAATAGAGCTTGTGTAAATGGAATGAATAAAATCATTTTATTTGCCTGTTAATTTTTTTAATATGAGCAAATTTTCAAGAAATATTTTTCTGAG carries:
- a CDS encoding phenylalanine aminomutase (D-beta-phenylalanine forming), with product MILEKENDTVTINGHDLTTEILNQAGENNKSRVEISEETKKKIEDSRELLNRFVEDNRVIYGVNTSLGGFVDWLIPISSAGQLQENLISAVATNVGSYLDDHIVRATILTRLNSLARGTSAISWVNFDKLMQIYNAGILPCIPSKGSLGASGDLGPLACIALVATGKWRAKYQGQIISGQQALKEAGIEPMKLSFKEGLCLINGTSAMAALASSLVEKAISLIKTYDVISCLTFEGLRVKKKPFHPFVHAQKPHQGQLITAKNIWAILQDSQMAVDEKSVEEQLQSYAHTQPIATQAPIEDAYSIRCTPQIIGPIRENLEWIQRVVTNELNSSNDNPLILCEHQEIFHNGHFHGQYISMAMDHLSICMTTLSNLSDRRIDRFMDKNHSNQLPAFLCLENPGLRLGLMGGQFMSASLTAENRSLCNPVSIQSLTSTGDFQDIVSLGLIAGRRAREIYENSCYVLAFELLCGVQAAEIRGANLLSSATRELFNMVRKHVPYLSTDQCLTDYLEKLADIIKTGTLLQEVEKIQGRIPFMKE
- a CDS encoding vitamin K epoxide reductase family protein, which produces MKKLFCFLSMALGVWLFANPLTFSYQDDLLMYNDLCIGLLITLFAVGFFYTKKKGFAWGIAGLGIWLKLAPLIFWAPQSIIYLNDTLIGSLAVVFGFQLAMPEISFENTSFCPKGWSFNPSSWTARVLTIALALVCWFFSRYMAAYQLGYISQVWDPFFLDGTSKVLNSDVSHAFPISDAGLGAFGYTLEFLLGWQGGSKRWAKNPWLVCLFGFLVIPVSIISVLLIVLQPVVVGAWCSLCLATAFFMSIMILFTAPELVATLLLLKEAKHNHCFWQTFWHGIHVEEKKSKVLKQSFGITLPWSLLLLIVLGIWLIISASYINSGFLINIHYILGLLVIFISLISCAEVFRALRFLNLLFAAILLVTVWFHHEISLLLIFHNLLLGFLIGFLSFPKGKVIEKYGSWQRLIF
- a CDS encoding adenylate kinase codes for the protein MAESPADMRVFILLGPPGAGKGTQAKNLSQYFHLTHISTGDLLREQIHKKTELGKTVDVYMQSGQLVPDEMILHMLFERISAEDCKKGYILDGFPRTLAQAEKLQVYFTQNTIEPFVFNLDLSDQEIIRRLRDRLICAKCHTPYHLFNSPPKKAGICDICDANLVYRSDDQPEVVSKRLQVYHKQTAPLIMYYKKLKLLHTIDCNHTEQEIFNQMLLYLNISLTS
- a CDS encoding Hsp20/alpha crystallin family protein — its product is MFGEKGGMFLFNLFEESSGLTISEDEKYVYIEAYVPGIKSEEIELSLNQGILWIKAIKKEETKDSKKKFYRKATSSFSYSIPLPSAVDETKSPEAICKNGIVKIKFNKKKPN
- a CDS encoding Npt1/Npt2 family nucleotide transporter; this translates as MAKEKVKAFGILRSIFWPVHRSELKKVLSMLLLLFLICVSYSVLRNLKDAVILTAKHSGAEVIPFIKVWGIFPAAIGATWLYTRLNRYFSKSAVFYITISCFLAYFLVFAFILYPNSEKLHLHTLGNWLSTVLPEGFQGLIALVRNWTFTSFYIVSELWATLLLAVIYWGFVNDVTCVGEAKRTYGILNIGSNIAPILGGSLALIFSKPFTISFLPTNENPWSQTIYQLILLIVVLGIACMGLYAWINQYVLTDKERKEPCLIKQEIKKQLSIRESIKYILRSRYLVPLAIIVLGYNISINLTDVLWKAQLTTLFSDPNVMLEHMNKITVGIGILATCGALFFSVLITRLGWTFTAVITPAIMTLTAVGFFTFMFCSDSLAAFSAAVFGLAPFTMAVYCGSLQNCLSKACKYSVFDASKEVAFLPLNSESKLKGKAAIDGLGSSLGKSGSSLAYQMFIILMGSVALSAPFVAGVLCLILIAWISSAFYLGKQFKQITATDNPIVMQGLPDSNL
- a CDS encoding sulfotransferase domain-containing protein; translated protein: MSKLKAYIQRGLLFFMLTLPLSLLGKDSSASPFVLITVPKSGSHMILKALYLITGTTALWHADFIPLNLSDRQFLYTHFCVPSSLEEGYAQIPRLKTIINIRDLRDVCISMVYHIRASLWPGMSAEQREVFKTLSFDEQLLFVINYDYDVDEVAEFAPHSLQVSMVKIAEQLERYCQRSDYLICKYENLVGPKGGGNQEAQIKEIKRIANYLDLYPSEFLLEQIASKLYGNEFDPFGKKGFEDFASTFRQGRIHAWKQVFKEQHIKAFKRKMNKALIALAYETKEDW
- a CDS encoding NAD(P)-dependent oxidoreductase, producing the protein MDKQVILITGISGRIGSKVAEYFSQDYQIIGFDITPPVNQNMVFIKVDISSDESVLKGFEQLKKDHGDKIVSVIHLAAYYSFAEPESEKYDQITVKGTQRLLKSLAHFQLEQFIFSSTMLIYKPTKPGVKITEDSAIAPSWGYPRSKTQTEQLIHELRKGFSSVNLRIAGVYDDKCHSIPLSNQMQRIFEKQIEAHLFSGDIHCGSSFVHMNDLVEAIGLCVKKRKELPEEMNLLIGEAKTFSYDELQKKMAYSLYKKDWTTWRIPKPLAKIGAWFQDHLPFMKPSFIKPWMIQIADDHYELDILKAKRYLGWEPKKRVDETILKWAEELKKDPIAWYKENGLNIPHSLKRKVQ
- a CDS encoding DMT family transporter, which translates into the protein MSTEKSFDQDFMKGVAYILLSTIGISLFGLFSKFGLDETPFFLITFLRFAIPFILLLPFSLAKYSVVQLWQATNWKIQWLRSSCVLVYQYSFFYFLNQQSLLDAAVLQNTSPLFILIFESLFHKQRLNMITLFSIAISFIGVLCILQPDLGVISRISLVGFLIPVALAGSQVVYSHQVHHAPQQSTLFFLFFLCSIFTGVLYLFSGELFQTSAYGHTSSFVHLWILLGMGITSIFNQSFRGFAYRYARPSILAPFSYVALLFSGLFDWLIFNRLPNLWSGLGLALVIIGSVIQFYGKKRSVS
- a CDS encoding class I SAM-dependent methyltransferase produces the protein MVYLWNCFIRMARVKARLIALKAHLIRKIKAGSFESPTCAFLDTKLKTLNLRYHTFARALKLIQDRKLERIIETGTSRFGGTNCAGDGCSSLIFTDYINNYGGKFYSVDIDKQALLNAQRDLKPGFKNAHFICSDSVEFLHNFSESIDFLYLDSYDFEVTNPLASQKHHLLEVQAAYSKLHKNSVIMIDDCMLPRGGKGKLAIDFLIKKGWRILIKGYQVILVQN